In Emys orbicularis isolate rEmyOrb1 chromosome 12, rEmyOrb1.hap1, whole genome shotgun sequence, one genomic interval encodes:
- the LOC135886479 gene encoding olfactory receptor 10A7-like produces the protein MADKELGNQTFLTEFILLGFGASPKLQILLLLLFLVIYIVTMAGNILIMAVVVADQHLHTPMYFFLGNLSCLETCYTSTVLPSMLASLLTGDRTISVGGCITQCYFVGFLAATECYLLAAMSYDRYLAICKPLHYTTLMNGRFCLQLAAGSWVSGLLASSIVAGMVLQLTFCGPNEIDHFFCEFKQIINLYHNDIYQVEFLITIVAALLTLPPFALTVTSYICIICTVLRIPSTTGRQKAFSTCSSHLIVVTIFYGTLSIVYLLPKTKTLRDLSKVFSLFYTILTPMANPFIYSLRNKEVKEALRKKCQ, from the coding sequence ATGGCAGACAAGGAACTTGGAAATCAAACCTTCCTCACAgagttcatcctcctgggatttgggGCTAGCCCCAAACTGCAGATCCTTCTCTTACTGCTAtttctagtgatctacattgtgaccatggctgggaacatCCTCATCATGGCAGTAGTTGTGGCTGaccagcaccttcacacccccatgtacttcttcctggggaacttgtcctgcttggagacctgctacacctccaccgtCCTGCCCAGcatgctggccagtctcctgactggggacagaaccatttctgttgGTGGCTGTATCACACAATGTTACTTTGTTGGTTTCCTTGCAGCTACTGAGTGTTATCTCCTAGCAGCGATGTCTTATGATAGGTATCTAGCGATATGCAAACCACTGCATTATACAACCCTTATGAATGGCAGGTTCTGCCTCCAGCTAGCAGCTGGGTCTTGGGTGAGTGGGTTACTGGCTAGTTCCATAGTAGCGGGTATGGTGTTACAATTAACTTTCTGCGgccccaatgaaattgaccatttcttctgtgaatttaaacaaataataaatctcTACCACAATGACATCTACCAGGTGGAGTTTTTAATTACCATTGTGGCTGCTTTATTGACACTGCCGCCATTTGCTTTGACTGTGACATCCTATATTTGTATCATCTGCACCGTCCTGCGAATACCTTCCACCAccgggaggcaaaaggccttttccacctgttcCTCTCACCTCATTGTAGTGACGATTTTCTATGGGACCCTGAGCATTGTGTATCTGCTACCAAAAACCAAGACACTCAGAGACCTCAGCAAAGTGTTCTCTCTCTTCTACACAATTCTGACTCCTATGGCCAATCCCTTTATATACAGCCTGAGAAATAAAGAGGTGAAAGAGGCTCTGAGAAAAAAATGTCAGTAA